In Nilaparvata lugens isolate BPH chromosome 5, ASM1435652v1, whole genome shotgun sequence, the following proteins share a genomic window:
- the LOC111045273 gene encoding longitudinals lacking protein, isoforms A/B/D/L-like — MLLSAAEDSLERRLCPSQLPGAHACPTCHRIYTYKNNLMRHIRVECGKQPSQMCPYCTYRSKHKGDVLRHLKTRHRDVALFS, encoded by the coding sequence ATGCTGCTGTCAGCTGCCGAGGACTCGCTGGAACGCAGGCTGTGTCCCTCGCAGCTGCCTGGTGCGCATGCGTGTCCCACCTGTCACCGCATCTACACCTACAAGAACAACCTTATGCGTCACATTCGGGTCGAGTGCGGCAAACAGCCCAGTCAGATGTGTCCCTACTGCACGTATCGCAGCAAGCACAAGGGCGACGTTCTGCGTCACCTCAAAACCAGGCACCGCGATGTCGCCCTCTTCTCTTGA